acttttaagtcTAGATTTTACACACACAAAAtgttatgatttattatttgttttgaatttgttatttaaattcgggattatcaaaaatttatttaaaaaaattgccttgAAATTTGTATCGTgatattttttgcattcatttctgtattaatttattataatttataacattgaATGAGCACATGGCAAGGgcataaaagtttaattttgtatttttaaacattcatttgTAGAATAAGTCTATTGAACTCATGaatcatgaaaaaaaatcaaatggcaTAGATATGAAAACGATTTCTTCAACTATTTCAATTACTGCAAATTTAAATCTGCAATAAGAAAATAACGCCCCGATTGATAAATTACAACACTCTAAACACTACTAAATTACGAAATGTGATAGCTTgcatttcaaattatataaccGTCAAATATTTCGAGTTTTTTCATCCAAGTTGGTAccaatattctttattttgtttaaaaatatatttctcgaGACCAACACCTCGCTCAAAGCTCTTTCCTATGCATATGTTGTTGCTTACGTCAAATTTCACCAGCCAAAACAAAAGACAAATAATATTCTTGTTAGAATATTTTCACTTAAGCTTTAAGGCAGTATTCTGctctagaaatttgaagaaattgatttttttcttcttcatatTTTAAAGGTTAGACCCTTAAGAATACGTCTTTaaacggatttttttttaattcaaatttttttcgaagataaAGCGATGTTAACGTAGTTCGAATTGGCCGCTCTGTACTGCGAGATTCTGCAGTTCTGCTACTTCAAAAGAAGACAAAATACCTCggttagcagaaataacttCGCAAGGTATTGCACATGCAATAGAAGAAGGTCCAATGTGTGGACCTGGGATCGCCGATTAATCCAAAGTGACTATTGAGATTAATCCAAAGAAACTATATTTTTCGAGGTGGTTGGCATAAGTTCTACTTGACCGATTCCTTTTAAATTTGATGGGAAACTTCTTTATAAATCTCTCGATTGTCTGAACTTTGTATttgcaaaaattcaattttgagcACTTATTTAGATTATCTCGTGATTTAAGTGCTTCtgctgtttttttaaaattatttcctttgATAATGcgattaattttataacttttaaaaaaggttaTGGATGAACAATTAGTTCATTCTAACCTTCCCCTCGACTGTGCAGCTTCGTTGAACTAGAATTAAGAGATCTACCTAAAGAAATCTACTTacctaaaaaaagaaattatattttttctaaaaaaaattaaaatgtaaattcttTGAGATAAGAAGCTTTATTGAGTATATTTGAGGGTAATTCCAACGtaggtttatttaattaaaattttccgggaataaggaaaattaattaatatcttgAAACAATAATAAGTATTCAAATTGTCTGTCTGTAATTAAGATTACAgacatttttgatttattattctacaataaactaaatatttacattaataattttataaacaaaatacataaatcgATTCCAAAAAATCCAGTATTCATGTAACCTATTTCCAATACACAAAAAATAGTTTACTCTTTAcaatcagaaaaattatttataaacattcattattataacattaatacatatataattaataaagaatttataaaattaatgaccCATAATTGGTTCTTtgatccaattgacctacgtaAATCCAAACTCAATCTTGAGACTGGAATTAACtggattgtataaaattttcttgtttaattaacatttatattatttgaggTCAATAGTTtatacaaaattctaaaatttattttctgttatcAAAATCATACTTTCTGTGAATGTTTCAAAATGTCCTCGTTCATTCTCCGATCAGAGaatcttatagaaaaaaaaagttttgtattacatagcaatttttccattatctatgcctttctttcttttttctttgtctgatatcaattattatagagtatgaatatttttttattattaatcatttttttatttttaaatgatttaaaaaataatgacaatcaAATAAGAGTTAGTGAATCATCAAAAATAGgctcaaatattcaaaaatgtaattcCTTATTAACCGACGTTTCATTcacatttaaaaactttttcatatcTTTTATATATGTCAAATAGCAAGACTACATGCAAATCATTGTTTAAGAGACCCTTGAAGAAGTTCTAATAAATACACGAAACGGtagtgaaattattataaaagtggGGTAATGATTTTCCACGTATGTGatataattttcgaatttctgaaaataaatactAGATTTTGATGACGTTAACGAAGCAAAACAACAAAACATGTACAAAAGTACTTATTTtggaaaacattttacaaaaatgcgtaaatttttttgacgTAGTAAGTCAAAAAATCGTCATTGTATTCAAAGAAAATACTACGCCAAAACGCTacgttttaaaaagaaatttaattgaaaatattattcaaactttaaatacgtttttgaaataattttcatttgaaataacaataaaaatattattataaatatttacgcacagaaaaaaaatcatacgatttttggataatttttgcattattcTTAAAACGCATTTGTCAAAACCATCATAAAcgcataaatttaattaaaataatatttattattttatttaatttaatttattgacgtaattttatcaaatacattgactttaaaaatattttttgttatttaattttcaaaatatttataattaatttattttattatgattactttttaaattattccataagaattataattatttttaaaaaattccattaactATGTTCGAATTATCTTTGTCTTAAATAGTGTTTTAAGATTGAGGAACGCGGTGCGTAGTTGCCATTAAAGAAGAGGaatcaattttctttagtaAATCTATTCCCTTTGCTTTTTGTACCTAAATTCGCTAAGGGTATGACTAAGCTGATGGGTATGAGTAAGCTGatgaaattactaaaaattatcgCACTAAATTGGATATTTGCGATTCTAATTTATCACCAGTTGCCTCGCATAAATTTCAATAGATTTAGGATAACTAAAATTGACAAGTGGACAgttttttggaatatatttttctataattatagCTTATGCGCTAAGACaccttttaacaattttatatgattactagctgtgaactactcgCTTCGttgggcaacttcaattttaaatacaaagattattatattataaccttcacttcgtatgccgtcacttaccctccttttgttcacaatttcgtttaacctctaaaattatcagtgtttctctactatattatgcatgtattatacataaaaaccttcctctttaATTACTCTATTAgaatctattagaaaaaatcgcatcaaaatcTGTTGCCTAGTTTTacagatctaagcatacatagggacatagggacagacagCGGGAAGTCTTTGTTTTCTACAATGTATTGATTGATATAGAAACAACCTAGCAACTTCTATACTGGCAAAATATCATAGCAATTTTACTGCACAGATTTAGATTTCCTTGTCCACTGCTGGATTATTGGAATTCGAATATTAAACACAGAGGCCCAAGTCTTAGGCATCTTTATTCGATGCCGCATTCATCAACTTAAATTCTTTTAAGTTCAGAACCTCAACTAGGAGTGATTTTCTATGGTAGTGAATTTTTGAGATCGTTTTCACCCATGTCACGGTTTGAGAAGATAGTATTTAGGCAATTGTCGAAGACAATTTATGTCCTAAACTGTTTAATGTCTGTGTCTAGGAGGATTATAAACCTTTTCAGCTATTTTATCTCATGATATATCCATCTTACGATATGTATACGTTGGTATTATGGGCATTAACAAAATCAATacttatattcaataaaattatgtattatcaatatttaaaggaactttgtaaacatttattaataaataaataatttttttttttaaatcctaatTTGTTTGATAACACAAACCAAAGGCATGTACACTAGATATTACAGAGAAGGCATGTTCTCTAATAATATTGACTGATAAAATTTTgcacattaaaattttgtataaatactcGCGTCCGATCATTTGGAAATCATTCGAGTTTGAACAACCATTTCAAACAGCTTCTAAAGCTACAACAAAAcgcaaaataaaacattttgttttatttcaataattaaactttattaaaactataattttaagtgatttcaatacaatacaaaataaaaatggctCCTTTAATAATGGATACcagaaagaaaaacaatttgcCGCCAAAATTCACGGAACTAAATGAATTGTGTTCGCAAAGAGtaagtattcattttttattattattcagtccCAGTAACTTactagaaacaaaaaaaaatgttcaaaacttTGTAAAAACAATAACATTCCCTTAATTAAACTCTATATACGAATGTAAATATTtacgaatttgtttttttgttattacagAATGGCGGACAAATCTTATTTGCAACCGATGATTGGTTTGCTCCAGCAGAATGTATGTTATCAGACGATGAACCAGTCTTCAAAGTTGGTTTATACACAGATTGTGGAAAGTGGATGGACGGTTGGGAAACCAGACGTAAGCGCATTGCTGGAAATGATTGGTGCATCATAAAATTAGGAGTTCCCGGTGTTATCCATGGATTCGATATCGACACTTGCTTCTTTACTGGCAACTATGCACCACGTTTCTCAATTCAAGCCGCTAAATTTGAAGATAATGAAATCTTACCAATTCCATCACGGGATGAAGATATGTTAGGCAAAGCATGTACTGCTGAAGACATTGAACAAATGAAAAGTTTACAATTAGATCAATGGACCGAACTTATTCCAATGACACCATTAAATGCAGGTGTAGAAGAAACACgtcataattattttgaaattgactCAAATGAAGTATGGACACACCTAAGATTGAACATCTTCCCTGATGGAGGAATTGCTCGATTAAGAGTTTATGGTGAAGCACGACCAAGCTTTGAAAGTGTTGTTGGAAAAGAAATTGATTTACTATCAATGAAAAATGGAGGTGTATGTAAAGGATACTCAAACGCACATTTTGGACACCCACGTAATTTAATTCGACCTGGCAAGGGAGTAAACATGGGAGATGGATGGGAAACTGCAAGACGTTTAGATCGTCCCCCAGTATTGGAATGTGACGACAAAGGTTGTTTAACTTTACCTGGCAGTGAATGGGCACTCTTCCGTTTAGGTTACATGGGTACAGTTAACCGTTTAGAAGTTGATACCAACCATTTTAAAGGAAACTTCCcagattcaattaaaattgaaggTGCTATCATGAAACCAACTCGTGAATGGAATAACCGTGCATTAGCTCAAACCACATGGAAAACAATTTTACCTCAAACAAAATTGTTACCTCATCATCTACATGAATTCGATAAAGAAGACTGTCAGAGTCAAGGACCATTCACACATGTACGCATCACAATTGCACCTGATGGTGGTGTAAGTCGTGTTCGTATTTTTGGTGAAGTATCTGGACACCTTCCACGATAAGAAGATAGTATTAACAAAATGCTAATTACGCTAACATGCCAaagatttgtttgaaaaaaaaatgtccgTTTGACTAATCtgtattaacttatttattttagtttgtagtaaatatttaacgtttatgtttttgtatttaaacacaatttatttaagaatatattaatagtacataaaaaactaattattattaatttaaagaattcaataaatatattttttattaaaaattaattatatcgattttcaatttcaataatataccTAAATGCAAAAccattaaaacaagtgaaatttacaaaatgtagaaaaagccccaacaaatgtttaaactcgcacttaaaacatagcaaaGAACACTGTCCATAAGATTACCTTTTTGTTTATAGCTCTCTCTAAGCTGAACCGATTATGAAAATCATCGCCTcctttttagttgtttcgggtacagagctctaaactcgcacttgaaacatagctaaaaacattctccattaaattacctttaatacaaaaaaatgccACAGGCACATACATaggggtcaaacttataacaaatcTCTTTTTGGTTCGGGTATTAAAAAGCCCAGACTTTTGGCAATTGTTCACACTAaacttaaattacaaaaaaaaagctttatttaaaatattgttaaaacatACGTACTAAAAGTGTACTATTCCGATTTCCAACCTTTCACCAAAGGCAAATACAAAAGTCAATGACACTGCCCATAAAACTTCACAttaatttttgcgattttcaaATGTCATGGCAAAATAATTAACAGTAGGTAATTTTAAtgcacaatttaaaatttttttaaaccaataaaaCTGCCgcaaaataacttaaattaaattaaatgaatgaattattaattttattttgattttgttttttgtgtttcaacgaaaactaaataatttttactttgagTGTTATAGCTCAATATTGTCTCAAATCAAGTATGGAATAGAGATGGAgatactaattttgggtcatatttttcatacttttgtggtcaaatttaacctacttaTAAAAGTTGTGAAGATAATAGGAGCCTGGTACCGATATTTCGCACAAAGGTGAATATTAGCTAAATTAtgacatcaaaaatgaaaattttcacctaaaattagtgggtttcaaaaaaaatttcgtttagatcggataaaatttgagtacattttgaaaaaaaatgattttttgaactttatgacgtcataaaaatccaaaaatttcaattttgctctatcacagcCAAATTctatctaattttaataaaccaagtatagatttatactaattttaggccatacttttcaaatttatggtcaaatttaacctacttaTAAAAGTTGTGAAGATAATAGCAGCCTGGTACCGATATTTCGCATAAAGGTGAGTGTTAGctaaattataacataaaaaatgaaaaatttcacccacaattagtggatttcaacaaaaatttcgttcaaatcggataaaatttggatgcattatgaaaaaaattgatttttttaacttaatgacgtcatcaaaatccaaaaaattgaattttgctctatcacatccaaattctatccaattttaataaaccaagtatggatttatactaattttgggtcattcttttcaaatttggggtcaaatttaacctacttaTAAAAGTTGTGAAGATAATAGCAGCCTGGTACCGATATTTCGCATAAAGGTGAGTGTTAGctaaattataacataaaaaatgaaaaatttcacccacaattagtggatttcaacaaaaatttcgttcaaatcggataaaatttggatgcattatgaaaaaaattgatttttttaacttaatgacgtcatcaaaatccaaaaaattgaattttgctctatcacatccaaattctatccaattttaataaaccaagtatggatttatactaattttgggtcactcttttcaaatttggggtcaaatttaacctacttaTAAAAGTTGTGAAGATAATAGCAGCCTGGTACCGATATTTCGCATAAAGGTGAGTGTTAGctaaattataacataaaaaatgaaaaatttcacccacaattagtggatttcaacaaaaatttcgttcaaatcggataaaatttggatgcattatgaaaaaaattgatttttttaacttaatgacgtcatcaaaatccaaaaaattgaattttgctctatcacatccaaattctatccaattttaataaaccaagtatggatttatactaattttggggtcattttttttcaaatttggggtcaaatttaacctacttaTAAAAGTTGTGAAGATAATAGGAGCCTGGTACCGATATTTCGTACAAAGGTGAATATAAGCTAAattataacatcaaaaatgaaaagtttcacccaaaattagtgggtttcaaataaaatttcgttcagatcggataaaatttgggtacattttgaaaaaaattgattttttgaactttatgacgtcatcaaaatccaaaaaattgaattttgctctatcacatccaaattctatccaattttaataaactaagcatggaattatactaattttgggtcatattttgcaaattttttgtcaaatttaacctacttataaaaattgtgaaGATAATAGGAGCCTGGTACCGATATTTGGCACAAAGGTGAATGTTAGCTAAACAAGCCATGGGTAGAGTCTGGTGCGTCTTAGGTGTATAACATTTATGATATCATTCTCAATAAGAAGTAACGTCGTCAGActactaaaaacatttttatcttcAGATGTCCTCTTTAAAAGATATATAGCTCCCGTAATAAGCCAACAgcaataggccttttcatcataTTATAAACGCAAGTGCGAAACAATAGTGattcgtgattttaaaatgaaaagccctatggCTGATTGATACTCATAATCACGCTTTATTTCATTGATAGGTATGAGTAAATTTAACATTTGCTGATATTCTTATGAAACAATTTGATAATGATACGGATTTCCGCGTAATTCCAACAGCTGTAGAACTATAAAATGCAAATGcagatattcgttgtgtgcgtagtcatggtagggataataaaatcgatgccagcgctttaagtgaaaaattttggagataaagtgggctgttatgactaatttgcaattatttacatgttaatgatatagaaactgtcaaattaaaatgattgaaaaacactaattaattaaacttaatgcattaaaaattgtgaaaataagaaatcaaattgtacaaatattatttttcaaatgttaattatcgtaattatttatttaaatttgtgaaacaagaatattaaattttaaatgtaagttttcaatgcaatccacacaattatatatgcatccattaattctataattaaagtagtgtatcgttgtcatggaaacgaaattcacgctcggagcgaataagTAGATactattggaaataaaaatatacttattaataaaataattatgatcataaaaatttttgacctcttgataagatttttattttttttatatcatatctgATGAATGATCACTCGCGGGGAAAACGTAAAAAGTGGGAAATATAGGAAATTTTCTGTAGgaaatatcttaattttaaaactctTTATAAACTAATTATACGCTTAAAGTTCACCGTtcaatagttattttaaaacactAACCGTTTCCCAACCGATACTTAGATTTATTCCCCTTAAAGGATAACAAAGATGAGAAGGACAAGACATGGAAGTCTTCGGCCACAGtaagttatttacttttttaaaggcATGTACTATGGTATCTACACTCACTCCCAGTGTTTCCTAGAAAAATATCAAGTAAGCGAAACAACAGAACATTtgagatcaattttttttcgggCAAGACAAATTGAGATGCGGTTTTTTTGCATTCGTTTGTGCAATACTCATCGATGAACTTAGGAATCAGGGAACTCATCTCTAGGGTTGCAGAGCTCATctcatttttcacaaaatttgtcACGAAATGCATCCAAAATCGATACTCGGTAGTTTTCGAGGTCGCTGTTCACAAATATACGTTTACGATGTTAGTGTTCTATCTCCTTGCCTACAAGGGGGGTTGGGTGAATTAAGTAATCCTTCGCCCTTACTTTGGCGTAAAATAACCTCGCTGGGTAGAATAAATGCTTTGTCTAATAAACGTAATTCAAACAATTTGCATTATTTCAAAATCCAAGATCTTTTTTTGGGATTTCCATTAAACCTATCTTGAATAACAAACTTCCATTCATATGGGTACTTAAAGAGTTTCTTACTTTTTAAGTACCTGTCCAGCACTTTGACAATGAAAGTCAGTAGTtgctactttttttttcgacacAATCACTATTTCCCGACTAAATACGTCACGGTATACGTAATCAGTATCAATACTTAAAACTCATTTGAATAAGAGACAGGGTTGGCATATTGGGTTTCGAACGTGGACACTCGAAGAGTTTTAGCACACCTTATCCTAAACGTTAAAGACGCTGatacaaacattttaaagttGCCATTAAAGTCATATTAACAAAACCATTACATTCAATAATGTTCTTATCAACATTTAAAGGAACTATATAacatttattcataataaaaataattttttttttgtttgaaaatactaATTTGTTTGATAACACAAACTAAAAGCATGTACACTAGAAATTACAAGATATTAAGAGGGTATGATCTTTATTATTGACTATTGAGATAAAATTTTGCAcaatgtttttgtataaatactcGCGTCCGATCATTTGGTAATCATTCGAGTTTGAACAACTATTTCAAACAGCTTCTAAAGCTAcaacaaaacagaaaataaaacttattgttttatttcaataataacattttattaaaactataattataagtgatttcagtaaatacaaaaataaaaatggctcCTTTAATAATGGATACCAGAAAGAAAAACGTTTCGCCGCCAAAATTTACGGAATTAAATGAATTGTGTTCACAACGAGTAAGtatttcttttgtttcattttttttttaattatataaattattctttgaaaCAAACGACAATTTATTGATGGCtttgtttgaatataattattaaagtatttgttttttgttattacaGAATGGCGGAAAAATCTTATTCGCAACCGATGATTGGTTTGCTCCAGCAGAATGTATGTTATCAGACGATGAACCAGTCTTCAAAGTCGGTTTATACACAGAATGTGGTAAATGGATGGACGGTTGGGAAACCAGACGTAAGCGCATTGCTGGAAATGATTGGTGCATCATAAAATTAGGAGTTCCCGGTGTTATCCATGGATTCGATATCGACACCTGCTTCTTTACTGGCAACTATGCACCACGTTTCTCAATTCAAGCAGCTAGATTTGATGACAATGAAATCTTGCCAATTCCATCACGTGACGAAGATATGTTAGGCAAAGCATGCACTACTGAAGACATTGAACAAATGAAGTGTTTACAATTAGATCAATGGACCGAACTTATTCCAATTAAACCTTTGAATGCAGGTATAGAAGAAACACGTcataattatttcgaaattgATTCAAATGAAGTATGGACTCACCTACGATTGAACATCTTCCCTGATGGTGGAATTGCACGACTAAGAGTTTATGGTGAAGCACGACCAAGCTTTGAAAGTGTTGTTGGAAAAGAAATTGATTTACTATCAATGAAAAATGGAGGTGTATGTAAAGGATACTCAAACGCACATTTTGGACACCCACGTAATTTAATTCGCCCTGGCAAGGGAGTTAACATGGGAGATGGATGGGAAACTGCAAGACGTTTAGATCGTCCACCAATATTAGAATGTGACGATAAAGGTTGTTTAACTTTACCTGGCAGTGAATGGGCACTCTTCCGTTTAGGTTACATGGGTACAGTTAACCGTTTAGAAGTTGATACCAACCATTTTAAAGGAAACTTCCCAGATTCTATTAAAATTGAAGGTGCTATCATGAAATCAACTCGTGAATGGAATAA
This genomic interval from Chrysoperla carnea chromosome 1, inChrCarn1.1, whole genome shotgun sequence contains the following:
- the LOC123305199 gene encoding allantoicase-like, coding for MAPLIMDTRKKNNLPPKFTELNELCSQRNGGQILFATDDWFAPAECMLSDDEPVFKVGLYTDCGKWMDGWETRRKRIAGNDWCIIKLGVPGVIHGFDIDTCFFTGNYAPRFSIQAAKFEDNEILPIPSRDEDMLGKACTAEDIEQMKSLQLDQWTELIPMTPLNAGVEETRHNYFEIDSNEVWTHLRLNIFPDGGIARLRVYGEARPSFESVVGKEIDLLSMKNGGVCKGYSNAHFGHPRNLIRPGKGVNMGDGWETARRLDRPPVLECDDKGCLTLPGSEWALFRLGYMGTVNRLEVDTNHFKGNFPDSIKIEGAIMKPTREWNNRALAQTTWKTILPQTKLLPHHLHEFDKEDCQSQGPFTHVRITIAPDGGVSRVRIFGEVSGHLPR
- the LOC123305200 gene encoding allantoicase-like yields the protein MAPLIMDTRKKNVSPPKFTELNELCSQRNGGKILFATDDWFAPAECMLSDDEPVFKVGLYTECGKWMDGWETRRKRIAGNDWCIIKLGVPGVIHGFDIDTCFFTGNYAPRFSIQAARFDDNEILPIPSRDEDMLGKACTTEDIEQMKCLQLDQWTELIPIKPLNAGIEETRHNYFEIDSNEVWTHLRLNIFPDGGIARLRVYGEARPSFESVVGKEIDLLSMKNGGVCKGYSNAHFGHPRNLIRPGKGVNMGDGWETARRLDRPPILECDDKGCLTLPGSEWALFRLGYMGTVNRLEVDTNHFKGNFPDSIKIEGAIMKSTREWNNRALAQTTWKTILPQTKLLPHHLHEFDKEDCQSQGPFTHVRISIAPDGGVSRVRIFGQVCGHLPL